One Hordeum vulgare subsp. vulgare chromosome 4H, MorexV3_pseudomolecules_assembly, whole genome shotgun sequence DNA window includes the following coding sequences:
- the LOC123447448 gene encoding serine/threonine-protein kinase GRIK1-like isoform X2 produces the protein MADLTDMGCCSCFSFLRKPSVKVCQPRYTDGMLSKDLLKRQSSEDFDGSFYTGDDPDMSFYNGDGLDRSFFNNGDDPDRSFYERDGTDYNHESDDEPPRKRSEDIILTRAQSGFACRESLVKETKKVVRSEDDLGNKMINQYVHLGKIGAGSYGKVVLYRNIEDGKLYAVKVLNKPHMMKVRVVRSETAMTDVIREVSLMKMLSHPNIVNLIENIIHSDIKPDNLLVTSTGNVKIGDFSVSQIFEDDDDMLRRSPGTPVFTAPECCQGSAYHGRSADTWAVGVTLYCMITGCYPFLGETLQETYDKIVNDAADIPSAVSPQLVDLLERLLCKDPGDRITLEAAAAHPWVAGDEGPVPEYMCRCGFGRRNRNGSQAAVQ, from the exons ATGGCAGACCTCACGGACATGGGCTGCTGTAGCTGTTTCAGCTTCCTAAGGAAGCCCAGCGTGAAGGTATGTCAGCCTCGGTACACTGATGGCATGTTGTCCAAAGATTTGCTGAAGCGCCAGTCTAGTGAGGATTTCGACGGGAGCTTCTACACTGGAGATGATCCCGACATGAGCTTTTACAATGGGGATGGCCTTGATAGAAGCTTCTTTAATAATGGTGATGATCCCGATAGAAGTTTCTATGAGAGAGATGGCACTGACTataatcacgagagtgacgacgagCCCCCGCGGAAGAGGTCTGAAGATATTATACTGACAAGGGCTCAAAGCGGCTTTGCATGTAGAGAAAGCCTGGTTAAGGAGACTAAAAAAGTCGTTCGCTCAGAG GACGATCTTGGCAATAAGATGATCAATCAGTATGTTCACCTGGGCAAGATCGGTGCTGGAAGCTACGGCAAAGTG GTTCTATACCGAAACATCGAAGATGGGAAGTTATATGCAGTGAAG GTGCTGAATAAACCTCACATGATGAAAGTACGCGTCGTACGGTCAGAGACCGCCATGACAGATGTTATTCGGGAA GTATCCCTCATGAAAATGTTGAGTCATCCCAATATCGTAAATCTCATTGAG AACATTATTCATAGTGATATCAAACCGGATAATCTCTTGGTCACAAGTACCGGCAATGTGAAGATAGGGGACTTCAGTGTTAGCCAGATTTTCGAG GATGACGATGATATGCTTCGGAGATCTCCAGGCACTCCTGTTTTCACTGCACCCGAGTGCTGTCAAG GTTCAGCTTACCATGGTAGATCGGCTGATACATGGGCAGTCGGTGTTACTCTGTATTGTATGATTACTGGGTGTTATCCATTTCTAGGAGAAACTTTGCAGGAAACATACGACAAG ATTGTCAATGATGCAGCGGATATACCTAGTGCCGTGAGCCCCCAACTTGTTGATTTGCTGGAAAGGCTTctctgcaaag ATCCAGGAGACCGTATCACCCTGGAAGCTGCGGCTGCGCATCCTTGGGTTGCAGGGGACGAGGGGCCAGTCCCCGAATACATGTGTAGATGTGGCTTTGGCCGCAGGAACAGAAATGGTTCACAAGCAGCAGTACAATAA
- the LOC123447448 gene encoding serine/threonine-protein kinase GRIK1-like isoform X1, translated as MADLTDMGCCSCFSFLRKPSVKVCQPRYTDGMLSKDLLKRQSSEDFDGSFYTGDDPDMSFYNGDGLDRSFFNNGDDPDRSFYERDGTDYNHESDDEPPRKRSEDIILTRAQSGFACRESLVKETKKVVRSEDDLGNKMINQYVHLGKIGAGSYGKVVLYRNIEDGKLYAVKVLNKPHMMKVRVVRSETAMTDVIREVSLMKMLSHPNIVNLIEVIDDPNSDKFYMVLEYVEGKIVWDKGLGEATCRKYLRDIISGVIYLHSHNIIHSDIKPDNLLVTSTGNVKIGDFSVSQIFEDDDDMLRRSPGTPVFTAPECCQGSAYHGRSADTWAVGVTLYCMITGCYPFLGETLQETYDKIVNDAADIPSAVSPQLVDLLERLLCKDPGDRITLEAAAAHPWVAGDEGPVPEYMCRCGFGRRNRNGSQAAVQ; from the exons ATGGCAGACCTCACGGACATGGGCTGCTGTAGCTGTTTCAGCTTCCTAAGGAAGCCCAGCGTGAAGGTATGTCAGCCTCGGTACACTGATGGCATGTTGTCCAAAGATTTGCTGAAGCGCCAGTCTAGTGAGGATTTCGACGGGAGCTTCTACACTGGAGATGATCCCGACATGAGCTTTTACAATGGGGATGGCCTTGATAGAAGCTTCTTTAATAATGGTGATGATCCCGATAGAAGTTTCTATGAGAGAGATGGCACTGACTataatcacgagagtgacgacgagCCCCCGCGGAAGAGGTCTGAAGATATTATACTGACAAGGGCTCAAAGCGGCTTTGCATGTAGAGAAAGCCTGGTTAAGGAGACTAAAAAAGTCGTTCGCTCAGAG GACGATCTTGGCAATAAGATGATCAATCAGTATGTTCACCTGGGCAAGATCGGTGCTGGAAGCTACGGCAAAGTG GTTCTATACCGAAACATCGAAGATGGGAAGTTATATGCAGTGAAG GTGCTGAATAAACCTCACATGATGAAAGTACGCGTCGTACGGTCAGAGACCGCCATGACAGATGTTATTCGGGAA GTATCCCTCATGAAAATGTTGAGTCATCCCAATATCGTAAATCTCATTGAGGTGATTGATGATCCAAACTCAGATAAATTCTACATGG TTCTTGAGTATGTGGAAGGAAAAATTGTGTGGGATAAAGGTTTAGGAGAAGCTACTTGCAGAAAGTATTTGCGGGACATTATTTCTGGTGTTATATATCTTCACTCTCAT AACATTATTCATAGTGATATCAAACCGGATAATCTCTTGGTCACAAGTACCGGCAATGTGAAGATAGGGGACTTCAGTGTTAGCCAGATTTTCGAG GATGACGATGATATGCTTCGGAGATCTCCAGGCACTCCTGTTTTCACTGCACCCGAGTGCTGTCAAG GTTCAGCTTACCATGGTAGATCGGCTGATACATGGGCAGTCGGTGTTACTCTGTATTGTATGATTACTGGGTGTTATCCATTTCTAGGAGAAACTTTGCAGGAAACATACGACAAG ATTGTCAATGATGCAGCGGATATACCTAGTGCCGTGAGCCCCCAACTTGTTGATTTGCTGGAAAGGCTTctctgcaaag ATCCAGGAGACCGTATCACCCTGGAAGCTGCGGCTGCGCATCCTTGGGTTGCAGGGGACGAGGGGCCAGTCCCCGAATACATGTGTAGATGTGGCTTTGGCCGCAGGAACAGAAATGGTTCACAAGCAGCAGTACAATAA